In bacterium, the DNA window TATTACGCAAGCATTGAAGCGAAGAGATATTACCATGAACGCAATGGCGGTCGACTTGAATGACGTTGTTGATCAGTACGATGTATTATTAAAAAAAGCTTACCATGCGAAAAGCTATGCCGATTTGTTTACGATTATTGATCCGTATCACGGACTTGATGATATTAAAAATAATCGATTGCGTGCGGTTGATAAAAGCCTATTTATTGAAGATCCCTTGCGTTTTTTTCGTGTGATGCAATTTATTGGTCGCTTTGATATGCAACCAGATACTGAGTTGCAACAGTTGTGCGCCACTATGGTTTTGAAAGATCCGATTACGCATGGTTTATTAGCGCGCGAACGCATTTTTGAAGAAATAAAAAAATTGATGCTTAAGTCAGAGCGGCCATCGCGTGGCTTTCGTTGGTTGGCTCAGATTGGGCGCCTTAAAGAATTATTTCCAGAATTGTACGTGTTGATTGGTGTTAAGCAACGGTCAGATTACCATCCCGAGGGCGATGTTTTTGAGCATACGATGCAAGCAATTGATGCAGCTGCAGAGTTGACTGATTATCAAGAAACCGAATTGTTGTCTGCGCAGGAAGAAAAATTGATGATTATGTTTGCTGCGTTGTGTCATGATCTTGGTAAACCAACAACAACAGATGCCAATCTTTCTTGTCACGGACATGCTGAAAAAGGTGAGTCAATTGCGCATTCATTGCTCAAGCGCTTAACAGATAATGTCGCGCTTATTAAAGTAGTGTGTAAATTGGTGCGCAATCATATGCGGCCGTTTATGCTTGTTCGTGAACAAGCCTCGCTCAAAGCGTATAAGCGGCTAGCAGCTGTTCTGGGGCCGGACCTTAGTATGCGTCAAATTGCGTTGTTAGCGTTGGCAGACAAGCGTGGACGTAATGGTAATTCGCATGAACCGCTGAGTGCAGATAGTGCTGATTATGCCGATTTCTTAGCAGCAAGCGAACGGGCTCATGTTGTGCACAAGCCTGAAGCACCGGTTTTGCAGGGACGCCATCTTCTTGGCTTGGTATCGCCAGGCCCGCGCATGGGTCGGTTGCTTGATCGTGCTTACGATCTTCAAATTGAAGAAGGTATTACCGATCTTGAAGAACTTAAGCGACGTGTTTTGAAAGATTAAAAAAAAGGAGCACACCTAGAAGGTATGCTCCAAAAAGAAAATTGTTTTGCTTTTAAATTTTAATTCTTGGTTAGGTTTTTCAAGCGAAGCTTGGCATATTTTTTAGCTGCACGGCGCAAAATGCCATAGCTTTTGAGCTGGGCAACCATGCGGTCGAGAAAATGTGTGCCGCCTTTTTTATACTCAGCCAGGTCGCCATCTTGGATTTGAAGCCCAAAAAAGTTTCTTGAAGGTTTTGCGACATGGCCTTCTTTTTCTTGTACAAAAATAAGGCGTACGCCAAAAGGATCACGCACAGAAAATTCACGCGTACCATTATCAAGAGATTTTAACTCAGTGACAATAGTAATTTTCTTTTTTTTGCAACGGTCATAGTATTTTTCAATGCCAGTTTTGAGTTCGATATACAAACCAATACTTCTGCTGGCACAGCGTTTAATAAAACTGAAGTCCGCCAATTCTTCAACATGTGGCGCGCGTAGCTGGAGCATGCATTTGCCTTTTTTAAGGCGTGCACACGACAGTGCACTTGGATCATCTTTTTTTGTTTCAAGATACGTAACGTCGAAAGCAAGCTTTTCAGTATAAAACTTAACGGCTTTTTCAACAGACTCTACAACAATAATTAATTCTCCAGACTTCATCATACTATTTCCTATTCTTTAGAACCTAGCACTTCTTTTTACGCAGCTGAAGGGGTACTTTCTGCTGCTGCAATTCTTTTTGCTAGTCTGCTAATTTTGCGTGAAGCGGTGTTTTTTTTCAAAACGCCTTTACCTGCTGCGCGTGCGATTTGTGATTCTGCTTGTTTAAACAATTCGCGTGCTTCGCTCACTTCGTTGCCAGCCAATGCATCAGCAATTTTGCGTGCAGTAGTTTTTAATGCTGAACGGCGTGCTACGTTTTGTTGACGCTTTTTCTCGTTTGTTAGTGCTCGTTTTTTAGCAGACTTGATGTTTGCCATGAAATTATCTCGCTTTAATTAAGATGGAATAACTTAAATTACTTTTTCAACTTTTCCGCTTTTTACACATTTTGTGCAAACGCTGCCGCGATGTACGTTACGCTCGCCCTTAAGTGTGTAGCGCATGACGTGAACGTTTGGATAGAGCCAACGTCCTGTTCTGTTGTTTGCGTTACTGACGTTGTTAGCAGTGCGTGGACGCTTGTCGCATGCCATACAAATATTTGCCATAGCTTTGGTGTCCTTACCTTAAAATAATATTATGCTTATATTCAATTAAAATATGCAATAAAAAATGCAACCATCTTAAACAGTCTAGCAAAAACCTGATTTTTTTAAAGATTTTATAAAAATAGATCCTAACTTGTTGTTTCAATTAGAAACAATTAATCAGGACAAGTCAATTTTTTGCTAAAAAGTGTGAGTTTCTCGTGGTTGGATCTCCAAAAGCTCATACACTTCCTGAGCCAGTAGGGTCTCTTTTTCCAGCAATGTTGTGGCCAAAAGATCAAGTTTTTCTTTGTTGTCCGTGAGCAATTGGTTACCTTTATCGTAGCATTGCTGCATAATTTTTTCAACTTCACGGTCAATACGCTCAGCCGTCTTTTCTGAATATTCGTTCATAGTTCCTTGTCCGTTGTAGCCGCTTTCTTGAGTGGCGGTATAGTCAATAGGCCCAAGCTCAGACATACCAAAGCGACGCACCATGGCACGAGCAATTTTACTTGCTTGTTCAAGGTCGTTAGAAACACCGCTTGTTTGGTCGTTAAAAATCATCTTTTCAGCCAATAGTCCACCAAAACAGACAACGATGCGAGCTAGCATTTCGTTACTGGTTTGTGAATGCTTGTCGCGTTCTGGCAATGACCAAGAAACACCTAGTGCGCGGCCGCGTGGGATAATGGTAACTTTGTGGAACGGGTCGGTTTCGACTGGCTGCAACAAGTTTAACAAGGTATGGCCGGCTTCGTGATACGCGGTCATTTTCTTTTCTTTGTCGGTAAATATTAAGGTTTTACGTTCGGCGCCCAGCAATATTTTGTCGCGTGCTTTTTCAAACTGAGCAGTTTGTACGGTTAGCTCATTAGTTTTTGAAGCCAGTAACGCAGCTTCGTTAATGAGGTTTTCTAAGTCTGCTCCACTAAAACCTGGTGTGCCACGTGCAATTTTTTCTAAGCTTACTTCTGGATCGAGCTTAATTTTTTTTGCATGCACTTCCAAAATATTTCGACGGCTGGTTAAATCTGGATAAGGAACTTCAACAATACGGTCGAAGCGACCAGGGCGCAGAAGTGCTTTGTCCAAAACGTCCGGACGGTTGGTTGCTGCCACAACAATTACTTGTCCGTGCTCGGTACTAAAGCCGTCCATTTCAGCCAAAAGTTGGTTGAGCGTTTGTTCGCGCTCATCGTTACCGCCGCCAAGACCAACGCCTCGTTGACGACCAACCGCATCAATTTCGTCAATAAAGACAATGCATGGTGCATGTTGGCGGGCTTGGGTAAAAAGATCTCGCACGCGAGAAGCGCCCACGCCCACAAAAACTTCTACAAAGTCAGAACCGCTGATGCTAAAAAATGGGCAGCTTGCTTCGCCCGCAACTGCTTTAGCTAAAAGCGTCTTACCGTTGCCGGGAGCGCCGCTGAGCAAAACCCCCCGGGGGATTTTGGCGCCCAGCTTTTCGAAGCGTTCCGGGTTTTTTAAGAACGCGACAATGTCTTTTAAATCTTCTTTTGCTTCTTCAACACCCGCTACATCTTTAAACGTTGTGGTGATCGTGTTGGGAGAAAAGAAACGTGCTTTGCTTTTGCCGACGCTAAATATCTTGCCGCCGCCACTACCGCCGCCGCCTTGGCTTTGGCGATAGTAAAAGAAAAACATAAGCAATAAGAGCAATGGTAGAATTGCAAAGAAATAATATCCCAGAGTGTTTTTGTCATGTGGAAATATTTCAACGTTCACGTTGTGTTTTTTGAGTGCTTCCCAAAACAACGTTGTTGGTGCAATGTAGCCCGTAAAACGTTTACCATCTTGGTATTCGCCTTGAACATACTGATCTTGAATGCGTAACGTTTTAACGTCGTTGCGTTCGATGTGTGTTAAAATGTTGGAGTAGGTTACTGTTTCAAGGTCGCTGTTGATGCTGTTGTACCAAAAAAGATACAAAACACCCAGGCCCAACAAAGCAATTAATAACCACAAAGCGTTTGGTCCTTTGCCAGGTAGCCGTGGCGGTATTGATTGGAAAGGACCCTTCTTTTTATTTTTACTCATAGATTCACCTGTTTTAAAGTGTTCATGTTTTTAAAAGACTTAAAGCTCAATAAATTCTAATGTAGCGCTATTTTAATAAAGAAATAGAGTTTAGCCTAGAATTAACTTTCATTCAGCGCTATTTCCTTACAACTGGTACAACGAGGCATGAGTCCAAGCTGGGAAACTTTTCGGGAAGTCATTATGTGTCAGTATTCTGATATTTTTGCTGTCGCAGTTGAAGGTTGCGATTTGCGGAATTTTCTTTCCTGTTTCTTCATTTTTTAGATCATACGTAAACGCGATGTAGTGACCGCATGGTGACCATGCTGGGTCAAGCTTGTCGCCAGGTCCGCGTGTGAGTTGTTTTTCTATAACGCTGTCATCTCGCAGGTCCATACTAAACAATTGAAAATTACCGTTGATGTAGCGTGTGTATGCTAGCGCATTTTTTTTGGCATTGTACGTTGGTGCTGCGCAGTATGATTGGCCGTTGCTTAAGCGTTTGACGGTATTGGTTTCGCGGTTCAAATGATAGAGCTGCGGGTTGCCGGTTTGAAAGTCTGAACAAAATACCAGATTGCCGTTTGGCAGCAAGCAGGGGGCTGAATTATTGCCTTTGTTATGCGTAAGTTGTCGAAAGACGCGTTTTTTTAAGCGAGAACACAATTGTTGGTCATACAAATAAATTTCAGAGTTATCGCTGTTTGCCGACATGCACAAAGCAACTTGTGTGCCGTCTGGCGAGAAAGACGGTTGCATATTTAAACCGTGGTACGCACAAATATTTTGTTGGTGTTTGTTGGCCATATTAAACGCCATCAGTCGGCAGCGGGTTGGGGTGAATTGTGAATAAAAAAGCATTGGTGCTTGCGAGTGCCATGCTGGTGCCACATTGAGTGTTTTGTGCGTGATCAGATCTTTTTCTCCCTTGCAAGCATAATCAGCAACGCAAATTATTTTTTGTTTTGAGGATACTTGTTTGCAAAATGCCAGTGTGCTGAGTGCAACGCTTGATTTACCGGTTAGAGCAGGAATCAAATCGTTGCCAATGCGGTGGCCATCAAGAACGAGCGAATCGGCTGAGTGGGGGTAGGATTTTTTGAATACTGAGGCGCCTGAGTTAGTATCAAAAACTTCAACACCAATTGTTTTGTCTTTGTCTTCTTTCAAAAGTAAACAGAGCGATATGCCGTCTGCAAAAAGTTTTTTGAGCGCTTGGGGTGTTGGTTGTTTTGACGTTGCTTTGAGTTCAATATCAAGTTGATCGGTAAATTCAAGATCAAATTTTACCATCTGGCCAATTTTTGCTATCGCTGGATTATTTTTTTCACAAAGCCCGAGGCACTTGATGGTGCTATATTTACGAGCGCTAGCAGTAAAATTTTTTTCTGGTGCTGCGTTGCAAGAACCAACGAGAAGTAGTATGAACCATATTTTTTTAATCATGCATATCCTTAAAAATGGTGGGGAAAACTACTGTCTGAAATCGACGGTAAATTTTTTGCCCCACAGGCATCGATGAAATTTAAACTGTTGCGCAACGCGAACAATGCTTAAATCGTAAACTAAAATATCCGAGCGTTGCAAGATTTCAAATTTTTCGATCAAACCTTGTTTGTTAACAACAAATATTAACGAACATTCGGTTCCCTTGGGCACGCCAACTGGAGGCTGCCAAATTTTGGCAATAGTGCGCTGAATGGTTTTTTGGTACACACGTGTTTTTTCGTCCAGAGGGTCGCCATAAATCAAATGAAGAGGTTCTTCAAGTGACTCGCTGGCAGCGATTTTAGGGAGGCCTGTCGCAGGTGTGATAGCAGGAACTGGTTGCGTTGTTAGTTCCGGTTTTGGCTTTGAGTCTGGCTTTTTTTCAACTGGTTTCTTGTCTAGTTTTTTTGTTTCTTGTTTGGTGCTTTTTTTTGGAAGTTCTTTTTGTAATGTTGTTGGTTTCAATTTTGGTGTCGGTTTAGTTTTTTCTTGTTGTTTGATTGGTTCTGGTTTTGGCAATTCTTTAACAACGCTTTTTGTTTCAACGGCTTTTTTTGCCGGTTCTGGTTGTTTTGGTTTTTCGTTAACAAATGGAATTGCTTCCAGCCGTTTGTAGGAGGCGGAACTTATTTTTTGAGAATGGGCGCCGAGTACCAAAAATTTTTTATGAATCGTGTTATCGCTTGGGCCGAAATAGCACAGGAACATAAGTGCTATGTGGAGCGCGAGC includes these proteins:
- a CDS encoding HD domain-containing protein, whose amino-acid sequence is MKNVISFLSDLKMVVPIIQKIKEVGGVAYLVGGSVRDLVLDRSVKDIDIEVHKLALDELEKVLENFGKTELIGKQFGVLRLWRLDVDWSLPRKDSIGRKPDVTIDPTMDITQALKRRDITMNAMAVDLNDVVDQYDVLLKKAYHAKSYADLFTIIDPYHGLDDIKNNRLRAVDKSLFIEDPLRFFRVMQFIGRFDMQPDTELQQLCATMVLKDPITHGLLARERIFEEIKKLMLKSERPSRGFRWLAQIGRLKELFPELYVLIGVKQRSDYHPEGDVFEHTMQAIDAAAELTDYQETELLSAQEEKLMIMFAALCHDLGKPTTTDANLSCHGHAEKGESIAHSLLKRLTDNVALIKVVCKLVRNHMRPFMLVREQASLKAYKRLAAVLGPDLSMRQIALLALADKRGRNGNSHEPLSADSADYADFLAASERAHVVHKPEAPVLQGRHLLGLVSPGPRMGRLLDRAYDLQIEEGITDLEELKRRVLKD
- a CDS encoding VOC family protein, yielding MMKSGELIIVVESVEKAVKFYTEKLAFDVTYLETKKDDPSALSCARLKKGKCMLQLRAPHVEELADFSFIKRCASRSIGLYIELKTGIEKYYDRCKKKKITIVTELKSLDNGTREFSVRDPFGVRLIFVQEKEGHVAKPSRNFFGLQIQDGDLAEYKKGGTHFLDRMVAQLKSYGILRRAAKKYAKLRLKNLTKN
- the rpsT gene encoding 30S ribosomal protein S20; the encoded protein is MANIKSAKKRALTNEKKRQQNVARRSALKTTARKIADALAGNEVSEARELFKQAESQIARAAGKGVLKKNTASRKISRLAKRIAAAESTPSAA
- a CDS encoding 50S ribosomal protein L28 — translated: MANICMACDKRPRTANNVSNANNRTGRWLYPNVHVMRYTLKGERNVHRGSVCTKCVKSGKVEKVI
- the ftsH gene encoding ATP-dependent zinc metalloprotease FtsH, with product MSKNKKKGPFQSIPPRLPGKGPNALWLLIALLGLGVLYLFWYNSINSDLETVTYSNILTHIERNDVKTLRIQDQYVQGEYQDGKRFTGYIAPTTLFWEALKKHNVNVEIFPHDKNTLGYYFFAILPLLLLLMFFFYYRQSQGGGGSGGGKIFSVGKSKARFFSPNTITTTFKDVAGVEEAKEDLKDIVAFLKNPERFEKLGAKIPRGVLLSGAPGNGKTLLAKAVAGEASCPFFSISGSDFVEVFVGVGASRVRDLFTQARQHAPCIVFIDEIDAVGRQRGVGLGGGNDEREQTLNQLLAEMDGFSTEHGQVIVVAATNRPDVLDKALLRPGRFDRIVEVPYPDLTSRRNILEVHAKKIKLDPEVSLEKIARGTPGFSGADLENLINEAALLASKTNELTVQTAQFEKARDKILLGAERKTLIFTDKEKKMTAYHEAGHTLLNLLQPVETDPFHKVTIIPRGRALGVSWSLPERDKHSQTSNEMLARIVVCFGGLLAEKMIFNDQTSGVSNDLEQASKIARAMVRRFGMSELGPIDYTATQESGYNGQGTMNEYSEKTAERIDREVEKIMQQCYDKGNQLLTDNKEKLDLLATTLLEKETLLAQEVYELLEIQPRETHTF
- a CDS encoding PD40 domain-containing protein, whose translation is MIKKIWFILLLVGSCNAAPEKNFTASARKYSTIKCLGLCEKNNPAIAKIGQMVKFDLEFTDQLDIELKATSKQPTPQALKKLFADGISLCLLLKEDKDKTIGVEVFDTNSGASVFKKSYPHSADSLVLDGHRIGNDLIPALTGKSSVALSTLAFCKQVSSKQKIICVADYACKGEKDLITHKTLNVAPAWHSQAPMLFYSQFTPTRCRLMAFNMANKHQQNICAYHGLNMQPSFSPDGTQVALCMSANSDNSEIYLYDQQLCSRLKKRVFRQLTHNKGNNSAPCLLPNGNLVFCSDFQTGNPQLYHLNRETNTVKRLSNGQSYCAAPTYNAKKNALAYTRYINGNFQLFSMDLRDDSVIEKQLTRGPGDKLDPAWSPCGHYIAFTYDLKNEETGKKIPQIATFNCDSKNIRILTHNDFPKSFPAWTHASLYQL